A window of the Pseudoliparis swirei isolate HS2019 ecotype Mariana Trench chromosome 13, NWPU_hadal_v1, whole genome shotgun sequence genome harbors these coding sequences:
- the LOC130203820 gene encoding translational activator of cytochrome c oxidase 1-like isoform X1, whose amino-acid sequence MFLKLKASLQTVYLLNTTRCSTRNIVLVSRLCVKDMAGVALLLRALRTLRPGTLDATASRLPGPGDCVLTPASCALSPAWRTTAARTLQLCSASCAGHNKWSKVKHIKGPKDAERGRMVLKFGMMIKIAVKEGGANPDMNLNLAQIVEQCRNNNLPKATIEAAIKNAEKAKPTSQHMFEARGPGGCLLLIEVLTDNNTRSHQEIKRLLTKNRAMLSDGARHNFKRRGVVFVPGQDVSTERALELAIEAGAEDVQETEDEEERPLLQFICDMAEVRQVRASLEEQGMQIASAGLEFVPRTLSTLDEDQLVAASTLIEALNDCPEVVRVWDNIQAH is encoded by the exons ATGTTTCTAAAGCTAAAGGCCTCCCTGCAGACCGTTTATCTGTTGAATACAACCCGTTGCTCCACACGTAACATTGTGCTCGTGTCCCGGTTGTGTGTGAAGGACATGGCGGGGGTCGCGCTGCTGCTGAGGGCCCTCCGGACCCTGCGCCCCGGGACACTGGATGCGACCGCGAGCAGGCTCCCGGGCCCGGGGGACTGCGTCCTGACGCCGGCCTCATGCGCGCTGTCCCCGGCGTGGAGGACCACCGCCGCCCGGACGCTGCAGCTGTGCTCCGCCTCGTGTGCCGGGCACAACAAGTGGTCGAAGGTGAAACACATCAAGGGACCGAAAGACGCGGAGAGGGGCCGGATGGTCCTGAAGTTTGGGATGATGATAAAGATAGCTGTGAAAG AAGGGGGCGCCAACCCAGACATGAACCTGAACTTGGCGCAGATCGTGGAGCAGTGCAGGAACAACAACCTGCCCAAAGCGACCATAGAGGCTGCCATCAAGAATGCG GAAAAAGCTAAACCAACTTCCCAGCATATGTTTGAAGCCCGGGGGCCCGGTGGGTGTCTGCTGCTCATCGAGGTCCTGACTGACAACAACACACGGAGCCACCAGGAAATCAAACGCCTGCTCACCAAGAACCG TGCGATGCTGTCGGACGGCGCCCGCCACAACTTCAAGCGGAGGGGCGTGGTCTTTGTGCCGGGTCAGGACGTCTCGACGGAGCGCGCCCTGGAGCTGGCCATCGAGGCGGGCGCCGAAGATGTCCAAGAGaccgaggatgaggaggagcggCCGCTCCTGCAG TTTATCTGTGACATGGCGGAGGTGAGGCAGGTGCGGGCCTCGTTGGAAGAGCAGGGAATGCAGATTGCATCCGCCGGGCTGGAGTTTGTTCCCCGCACCCTCTCGACTTTGGACGAGGACCAGCTGGTTGCTGCTTCCACGCTAATCGAAGCCCTCAATGACTGTCCAGAAGTAGTTCGAGTCTGGGACAACATCCAGGCGCACTGA
- the LOC130203820 gene encoding translational activator of cytochrome c oxidase 1-like isoform X2 — translation MAGVALLLRALRTLRPGTLDATASRLPGPGDCVLTPASCALSPAWRTTAARTLQLCSASCAGHNKWSKVKHIKGPKDAERGRMVLKFGMMIKIAVKEGGANPDMNLNLAQIVEQCRNNNLPKATIEAAIKNAEKAKPTSQHMFEARGPGGCLLLIEVLTDNNTRSHQEIKRLLTKNRAMLSDGARHNFKRRGVVFVPGQDVSTERALELAIEAGAEDVQETEDEEERPLLQFICDMAEVRQVRASLEEQGMQIASAGLEFVPRTLSTLDEDQLVAASTLIEALNDCPEVVRVWDNIQAH, via the exons ATGGCGGGGGTCGCGCTGCTGCTGAGGGCCCTCCGGACCCTGCGCCCCGGGACACTGGATGCGACCGCGAGCAGGCTCCCGGGCCCGGGGGACTGCGTCCTGACGCCGGCCTCATGCGCGCTGTCCCCGGCGTGGAGGACCACCGCCGCCCGGACGCTGCAGCTGTGCTCCGCCTCGTGTGCCGGGCACAACAAGTGGTCGAAGGTGAAACACATCAAGGGACCGAAAGACGCGGAGAGGGGCCGGATGGTCCTGAAGTTTGGGATGATGATAAAGATAGCTGTGAAAG AAGGGGGCGCCAACCCAGACATGAACCTGAACTTGGCGCAGATCGTGGAGCAGTGCAGGAACAACAACCTGCCCAAAGCGACCATAGAGGCTGCCATCAAGAATGCG GAAAAAGCTAAACCAACTTCCCAGCATATGTTTGAAGCCCGGGGGCCCGGTGGGTGTCTGCTGCTCATCGAGGTCCTGACTGACAACAACACACGGAGCCACCAGGAAATCAAACGCCTGCTCACCAAGAACCG TGCGATGCTGTCGGACGGCGCCCGCCACAACTTCAAGCGGAGGGGCGTGGTCTTTGTGCCGGGTCAGGACGTCTCGACGGAGCGCGCCCTGGAGCTGGCCATCGAGGCGGGCGCCGAAGATGTCCAAGAGaccgaggatgaggaggagcggCCGCTCCTGCAG TTTATCTGTGACATGGCGGAGGTGAGGCAGGTGCGGGCCTCGTTGGAAGAGCAGGGAATGCAGATTGCATCCGCCGGGCTGGAGTTTGTTCCCCGCACCCTCTCGACTTTGGACGAGGACCAGCTGGTTGCTGCTTCCACGCTAATCGAAGCCCTCAATGACTGTCCAGAAGTAGTTCGAGTCTGGGACAACATCCAGGCGCACTGA
- the pth3r gene encoding parathyroid hormone 3 receptor: MLSAQGTGALALFHSVILVTAQIDSDDVITRDEQIYVLIGAHAKCERSIQALMSLVKEADCIPEWDGIICWPRSQAGQLVSVLCPEYIYDFNHRGRAYRQCDAAGGWEQVPSINRTWANYTECTAYLSSNHRSQEEKVFERLHLMYTVGYSISLASLLVAVSILCYFKRLHCTRNYIHIHLFTSFICRAVSIFVKDAVLHSMSGDREVEPEFTAQKSHMAGCKVAVTLFLYFLATNHYWILVEGLYLHSLIFMAFLSDKNYLWALTIIGWGAPSVFVSVWVSARASLADTQCWDISAGNLKWIYQVPILAAIVVNFLLFVNIIRVLASKLWETNTGKLDPRKQYRKLLKSTLVLTPLFGVHYMVFMALPYTEVTGLLWQVQMHYEMFFNSSQGFFVAFIYCFCNGEVQAEVKKAWSRRSLALDIKQKARMTSSGGSCYYGGMMSQTTTHSVSLSAANPRALSFTGAAVDSTGAANGGSGVRLPRHGSFHPHVSLPGYVPGDAETPGTRQEPGVRKPGMTESGVFARHARGSKGHDDAKGHAASSAQTAGAEDRDSRSSLKELETAL, from the exons ATGTTGTCTGCTCAGGGAACTGGTGCATTGGCTCTTTTCCACAGTGTCATACTGGTGACTGCACAG ATTgactctgatgatgtcatcacacgaGATGAGCAGATCTATGTTCTGATTGGTGCTCACGCCAAGTGTGAGAGGAGCATCCAGGCACTTATGTCCTTGGTTAAAG AAGCTGACTGCATCCCAGAGTGGGACGGGATCATCTGCTGGCCCCGGAGCCAAGCGGGGCAGCTGGTGTCCGTGCTGTGTCCAGAGTACATCTACGACTTCAATCACAGAG GGCGAGCCTACCGCCAGTGTGACGCGGCAGGGGGCTGGGAGCAGGTGCCCAGTATCAACCGCACTTGGGCTAACTACACCGAGTGCACCGCGTACCTGAGCTCCAACCACaggagccaagaggag AAGGTGTTTGAGAGACTCCACCTCATGTACACGGTGGGCTACTCCATTTCTCTGGCGTCGCTTCTGGTGGCAGTCTCCATCCTCTGCTATTTCAA GCGTCTCCACTGCACACGCAATTACATCCACAtccacctcttcacctccttcatctGCCGAGCCGTCAGCATCTTTGTGAAGGATGCTGTGCTCCACTCCATGTCTGGAGATAGAGAGGTTGAGCCTGAGTTCACTGCACAGAAGTCCCATATG GCTGGCTGTAAAGTTGCTGTTACTCTCTTCCTCTATTTCCTGGCAACCAATCATTACTGGATCCTGGTGGAGGGGTTGTACCTACACAGCCTCATCTTCATGGCCTTCCTCTCTGACAAGAACTACCTGTGGGCCCTCACCATCATCGGTTGGG GGGCtccatctgtgtttgtgtctgtgtgggtcagTGCTCGAGCATCGCTGGCAGACACACA GTGTTGGGACATCAGTGCAGGAAACCTGAAGTGGATCTATCAAGTTCCCATTCTCGCAGCCATTGTT GTGAatttcctcctcttcgtcaacATTATTCGTGTGCTGGCTTCTAAACTGTGGGAAACAAACACTGGTAAATTGGACCCTCGAAAACAATATCG GAAGCTGCTCAAGTCCACgttggtcctcacgcccttgtTTGGAGTGCACTACATGGTGTTCATGGCTCTTCCCTACACTGAGGTCACCGGGCTGCTGTGGCAGGTGCAAATGCATTATGAGATGTTCTTCAATTCATCCCAG GGCTTTTTTGTGGCATTTATCTACTGTTTCTGCAACGGAGAG GTGCAGGCGGAGGTAAAGAAGGCGTGGTCAAGACGCAGCCTCGCTCTGGACATCAAACAGAAAGCCAGGATGACCAGCAGCGGAGGCAGCTGTTACTACGGCGGCATGATGTCACAAACCACGACCCACAGCGTCAGCTTGTCTGCCGCCAACCCCAGAGCTCTTTCCTTCACCGGGGCCGCTGTGGACTCCACCGGCGCTGCCAatggagggtcaggggtcaggctGCCACGCCACGGCTCTTTCCACCCGCACGTCAGCCTGCCTGGTTACGTGCCCGGTGATGCTGAGACCCCCGGCACCAGACAGGAGCCGGGTGTCAGGAAACCAGGGATGACAGAGTCTGGAGTATTTGCCAGGCATGCCAGAGGCAGCAAGGGACATGATGACGCCAAAGGTCACGCAGCGTCTTCAGCCCAAACAGCTGGAGCAGAAGATCGAGACAGCCGCTCATCTCTGAAAGAGCTGGAGACCGCGTTGTGA